The sequence ACCTTCTTCTTTGGCTTTTAGTTTCATTAAATGAGGCGCATCTTGCGGATAGTTCATTACATCGTTACTTGAAATTGCCACAAAACCTACCCCTTTGGCTTGATATTCTTTTCCTAATTTGGAAATTTCAGGATTCACATGAATTACAAATGGGCAATGATTGCAAATAAACATCACCACAGTTCCTTTTCCACCTTTTAAATCCTCCAGGGAACGTGAAGTATTCGTTACTGTATCAATTAAATTGAAAAAAGGTGCTTCAGTACCCAGAGGTAGCATTTTACTTGGTGTTCTTGCCATTTTAAATAATTTAGGCGTATCCTTTTAAAAACCTTGATGTTTTGATTACATCATTTGTCCAAAGAAAATAGCATTCATCAGCAGTTTGTTGGTTCCGTACCAAAAGGCTCTGAAATTAGTGTTGTCCGTAAAAAGAATTACTCTCCCTTTACCCATTCTTTTTGCTTTAAAAGGCACACTGTTCTTAATGAGTTCTTGATTTTCTTCAGAAATATAACCACTTAAAAGAGGGTTGTTGGTGTATTGGATAGGGTTGTCATAGCTATTCTTTTCTGGCTTTAGATAGACGTTTGTGTTTCTGAACATGGCCAGTTTGTCATTTTTGTACCCAAAATTAATGGGATGCGAACGATCTAGTTTAGCTTCAAAAATAGCACCACCAGTAACTTGGGCTCCTTTAAAATCGCCTTTCTGATCAAAAGGTATGTTTTTGGCCACTAGCGTATCCTTCTTCATTTCAAGTTTCATGAACTCATGCTTGTTGAACCAATTGGCGGTGTTTCTATATCCAATGACAGTTCCACCATTTTTTACCCAATCCATAATTTTTTCAGCACCTTGCTTATCCAAAATTTTATTCCCCCATCCACTGGGTAAAATCAAATCTGTGTATTTATCCAAGTCTACTGCGTTGAAATATCGGGTGTCTATTTTGGTGATCTTCATGTCATAACGAGTATCAAACAAATGCCAAATCTCACCAGCATCATAAGAACGTACACCATCACCAACCAAAATGGCTACTTTTTGTTTTTTGATAGGGTCAAAGTCATTGCTTCCTAAATCTATTCCTTGAGTAAGCCCAGTGGATACTGCTGTAATCTTAATTTTGCTGTCTTTTGCTACTTCGTTTAAAAAGTTGTGCAAATCCTCTGGATTTAATTTTTGATTTTGCACTGGCACCATTATAGTGCCATAATCGTACTGTTTGCCTTCCAAGGAAAATGGAGATTTTGCTGTCTTTGCCCTCAATCCTTTTTGTAAAATTTTGTTTAGTGCTTTTGGCGTATAGTATTCATGCCATTCAAATAGATAAGCATAATTACTCTGTTTATCTGTTCCACCCTTGGGCGACTTAAAATCTGTGACTTCTGGACCTGCATTGGAAAGCGAGGTTAAATTAGCATAATCTACATTGAACGATAGGGGAAATGTCCATGCCGAAATATCATAAAAAAGACTGTCTTGAAATGTTGTTCTTTTCTCAAACATGGCGTTGATCAGTCTTGGATTTTTTTGATTCATAGGAACAACATAACTATATCCTTTTTTGTATGTTTTTCCAGAAATAGTTGCATCGGATGCCAGTTCATGAAATTTTATTTTATGTCTATTCAAAATCTCGGCTAAATGCCAAGTTTTGGAAGCATCTTTACTATCACCAAAAATAATTGCCTTCGTTCTACTTTTGGCGACCTCTGAACGCATGTCCCGATAAAACTTCTGTTGGTAATCCAATATTTTGGAGCGCATATTTTTGGCAGCCTCTACAGTGGACATAGCTGTGGTAAATTGGTTTCTGATGGTAAATGGAAAGGTCAATGTACCATTTTCACTTTCTTGAATATGCCCTCTGGAGCTTCCTTGTTCAAATAGAATCCCTATACTGCCATTAACATCTGGAAAAGTGGAGCCTTTTCCGTAATAATAGTCATCGTAGTTTTCTTCGGAATAATAGAGAGAGCCAATTTTATCCAATGCTTTTGCATGGTAAGTGGCAATTTCTTTTGTCAGCTCCTGATTAACTTTTGGGGTTAAAGGGTTTACTCTTGTTGGTTCTCCCGGTTGAAAGAAGAAAGTAGAATTTGTACCCATTTCATGATGATCCGTCAAAATATTTGGCAACCAATTGTGAAAGGTTTTAATACGTGCCCTACTTTCTGGTAGCTGCACAGGCAACCAATCACGATTCATATCAAACCAATAATGGTTGGTTCGTCCTCCAGGCCATACTTCATGATACTCTCTTTCGTTTTTGTCAGGATTCAAGTTCTTACTTTTATTCACGTTGGCCCAATATGCAAAACGTTGAAGGCCATCTGGATTAAAACTGGGATCTAAAAGAATGACCATATTCTCTAACATAGAATCAATTTCTGGTCCTTGTGCGGCAGCCAAATG is a genomic window of Flagellimonas sp. CMM7 containing:
- a CDS encoding thioredoxin family protein → MARTPSKMLPLGTEAPFFNLIDTVTNTSRSLEDLKGGKGTVVMFICNHCPFVIHVNPEISKLGKEYQAKGVGFVAISSNDVMNYPQDAPHLMKLKAKEEGYSFPYLYDETQEVARAYDAACTPDFYLFDADLKLVYRGQLDDSRPGNGIPLTGTDLRNAMDALLEGENPIKDQKPSIGCNIKWADN
- a CDS encoding M14 family metallopeptidase, which codes for MKQFNILFFMMVGLGLTAQNVTLDYYLPSNISYDPNIPKPAEVIGHEVGEWHVTHDKLVFYMQQLAAASDRITIEDRGKTFEGRPILLLTITTPKNHQNIETIRQQHVALSEGGTTNTAEMPIVVYQGFSIHGNEPSGSNASLAYAYHLAAAQGPEIDSMLENMVILLDPSFNPDGLQRFAYWANVNKSKNLNPDKNEREYHEVWPGGRTNHYWFDMNRDWLPVQLPESRARIKTFHNWLPNILTDHHEMGTNSTFFFQPGEPTRVNPLTPKVNQELTKEIATYHAKALDKIGSLYYSEENYDDYYYGKGSTFPDVNGSIGILFEQGSSRGHIQESENGTLTFPFTIRNQFTTAMSTVEAAKNMRSKILDYQQKFYRDMRSEVAKSRTKAIIFGDSKDASKTWHLAEILNRHKIKFHELASDATISGKTYKKGYSYVVPMNQKNPRLINAMFEKRTTFQDSLFYDISAWTFPLSFNVDYANLTSLSNAGPEVTDFKSPKGGTDKQSNYAYLFEWHEYYTPKALNKILQKGLRAKTAKSPFSLEGKQYDYGTIMVPVQNQKLNPEDLHNFLNEVAKDSKIKITAVSTGLTQGIDLGSNDFDPIKKQKVAILVGDGVRSYDAGEIWHLFDTRYDMKITKIDTRYFNAVDLDKYTDLILPSGWGNKILDKQGAEKIMDWVKNGGTVIGYRNTANWFNKHEFMKLEMKKDTLVAKNIPFDQKGDFKGAQVTGGAIFEAKLDRSHPINFGYKNDKLAMFRNTNVYLKPEKNSYDNPIQYTNNPLLSGYISEENQELIKNSVPFKAKRMGKGRVILFTDNTNFRAFWYGTNKLLMNAIFFGQMM